In Glycine max cultivar Williams 82 chromosome 7, Glycine_max_v4.0, whole genome shotgun sequence, a single window of DNA contains:
- the LOC100820061 gene encoding agamous-like MADS-box protein MADS3, producing the protein MGRGRVELKRIENKINRQVTFSKRRNGLLKKAYELSVLCDAEVALIIFSSRGKLYEFGSVGTTKTIERYHRSSFTPQDEHVECETQSWYQEVSKLKAKYDSLQRTQRHLLGEDLGPLNIKELQNLEKQLEGALAQARQRKTQIMIEQMEELRRRERHLGDMNKQLRLKLEAEGFNLKAMESLLSSTSEAGNSGFHFQQPPQTNPMDYQQAEPFLQIGYHQYVQAEASNVPKSMACETNFMQGWIL; encoded by the exons atggGTAGAGGGAGAGTTGAGCTGAAGAGGATAGAGAACAAAATCAACCGCCAAGTAACTTTCTCAAAAAGAAGGAACGGTTTGCTCAAGAAAGCCTATGAGCTCTCAGTTCTCTGTGATGCTGAGGTTGCTCTCATCATTTTCTCAAGCCGTGGCAAGCTCTATGAATTTGGAAGTGTTGG GACTACCAAAACTATTGAGCGATACCATCGTAGCTCTTTTACTCCTCAAGACGAACACGTTGAATGTGAAACTCAG AGCTGGTACCAAGAGGTATCAAAGCTAAAGGCAAAGTATGATTCTCTTCAAAGGACCCAGAG GCATTTGCTTGGGGAAGATCTTGGACCATTGAACATAAAGGAGCTGCAGAATCTTGAGAAACAGCTTGAAGGGGCTTTAGCACAAGCAAGGCAAAGGAAG ACACAAATCATGATTGAACAAATGGAAGAGCTTCGCAGAAGG GAGCGCCATCTTGGAGACATGAATAAGCAACTGAGACTCAAG CTTGAAGCAGAGGGATTTAATCTTAAAGCTATGGAAAGCTTGTTGAGCTCTACTTCAGAAGCTGGAAATAGTGGCTTTCACTTTCAGCAGCCTCCTCAAACCAATCCTATGGATTACCAGCAGGCAGAACCCTTTTTGCAAATAGG GTACCATCAATATGTTCAAGCTGAGGCTTCTAATGTTCCAAAGAGCATGGCTTGTGAAACTAATTTCATGCAGGGATGGATCCTTTGA